A region of the Salvia splendens isolate huo1 chromosome 11, SspV2, whole genome shotgun sequence genome:
caaattaaatattactactcACTAGTATTACCTAGTTTTATATACGTACTTGTATTATTGTGTATATATAATTGCCGACTCGGGTAATTGGATATCTGATATTTGGGACTAGATACCCGACTCGGGTAATTGGGTACTCTGACGCAATTTCAGATCGGGTTTGGTTGTCCAGAAGGGAATTTTTTCAAGAACGGGTACCTACCTGATTGTACAATCTTAGTTGAATCGGATAAATTTTTCTGATCAAATCTTCTCCAAGATGCACATTTCGAAAACGCATGATTCTTGATTAAAACACAAATCCCATTTGCGttcattcccaaccactaatcaATAAAATCATTTTGCAGAAGCTAAAAAGGCCAAAATAGGCACTTCATTGAACAACAAAACAtcacaaagattaagaaatcaATGTTGAAATCAACAGTTTCGCAGCCAAATATCGAACGCTGTTTATTCTAGATAGAGCAATTTCCTACCACGAAACGCTAAAAATCGAAATCAATCTCAGAGTCAAAATCAAGGCGCTTCCTTCTTCTCAGAATCATCTGATTTCTCTTCCTCCTCTATCTGCTTCATCACCGCCTCCTCCGCATCGAGCAGCGGCGCATAGTAATCGGAATGCGCCTCCATACACTTCCTCAACGCCGAAGTCGCCTGAACGCATTTCTCCACAATATCCTCTTTGTTCTTCTCCCCTTCCTCCACGCACTTCTCCCAATCCGTGAAAGTTTCTCTGCAACCGCCCGCTTTCATAAACAAGCAGAATCCGCACTcgccttcctcctcctcctcctcctctcctcctCCATCGCCGCCGGCCCCTTCTTTGGTCGAATCGTCAGAAAATTTCTCATTTGGGGATCTTTCCTCTGGTTTCGGTGGATCAGGGGATTCTCGAATTAGGGCTTCGAGTTTGGGTAGGTCAGATTGGGGTGAATTTGAAGGAGACGTCGGGTGGGTGGATGCGGTGGAGATGGAGCTAGGGTTTGCTTGTGAAAGCGCTGCCATGGCTGCCGATCTAAAACCCCTCTCTCCTTaaacccctctctctctctctctctcgctctctcaAATAAGTATGGTTAAATTTTTGCAGACCGAGACCACAATCAATTTAGAATAATAATATCACAATTTAGCATTAATAGACCATTCTTCATCTAAAAGaacagaagaaaaaaatacAACGAATTCATCTGTTCTAGAAGGCTCTTTTTGTCAATCTTTGAATATGGggtataaaattcaaatttctatTCTTCAAATTTATCCAAGTCAAAAAAACTCtctccaccccaaaaaaatatgaaatatttagattttaacatgagattttatgcaatgctgttttgtgagttaacaaagaaagtaaaataagaaagatgaaataaatagagatatagtataatttttattctaggaaacatttcatttttaatacggCTGAAGGAGTATTATGTATATACATGAAGGTATAATAGAACAAGGAAGACAAATTAGAGGGAGTATTATGCATATACTTAGAAGTAATAATAGAATAAGGAAGACACATTAAAGTTAGAGATATTATATGTGTTGGTTTTTTCAAGATGACTTTAGTAGTAGCGTGGGATATTGATTCAaatattagtactccctccgtcccaaggaagatgacccattcTTTGAGCGGTACAGAGTtttatgcatatttattttgtgtgttaggtagagagagtaaagtaagatagagaataaaatagagataaatgtatttccatttatagtaatgtGTCATTTTGGatgagacaaaccaaaaaggaaattgagtcatctttaatgggacggagggagtacttgctTAAGGTGAAATTCTCAATGCAGTAGAATATAGAAAGAGAATTCTATTTTTGGAGACTTTTTACTTCCTTCCAAACAAGGGAAAGACGCATGTAGATTTTGCGTCTCTAGAAAAACGCATGTAGGTTTTTTCAAAATCAATGCTAAACTTCAGAAACCACTAACGTATGTTATGCTTAGTGGCGGATTTATTCAGTTTGTTATTGTTATCAATTTGTTTTAGATTTTCGGAATCACTCCTCATGTCATGCAGAGTGGTTTAATAGTTGGTTTAATTTTAAGTATTTTATCTTTAGTCAGTGGTAGATTTGGGAAGACTGCTAGAGAGTTGTTAGAAATTTGATGAGGAATCTTGcctataaatatattatatttgaaAGTTTTCAATACACATTGCTATTgttcttctttttttctactTTCCTTACTTTATTATAGGTTTCGCGCCTTTCAAATAGTAACAAAAATACTTAATAGCCAAATGGTAGAGGGTGTAGTTAGGATCTTTGTGCCCCCAGTTTGAAGCCTTGGAGGGTTggaattttcatttttcttagAAAACTCCTTTTAACTTAGCATACACTAGAAAAGATTAATT
Encoded here:
- the LOC121755738 gene encoding uncharacterized protein LOC121755738, whose amino-acid sequence is MAALSQANPSSISTASTHPTSPSNSPQSDLPKLEALIRESPDPPKPEERSPNEKFSDDSTKEGAGGDGGGEEEEEEEGECGFCLFMKAGGCRETFTDWEKCVEEGEKNKEDIVEKCVQATSALRKCMEAHSDYYAPLLDAEEAVMKQIEEEEKSDDSEKKEAP